One part of the Segnochrobactrum spirostomi genome encodes these proteins:
- a CDS encoding antitoxin VbhA family protein, whose amino-acid sequence MAGALRHLLNRNGRFFARLTIPKSLRPHLQNRTELRIPLGPDRREAVRLLAGAVAQMQEKLAAARRDAGEEMAPSVPTPKRRVSKPRAIYQLYQDLLFSDDFLRDREPDYAELVRKAHHTNRLEGIEPDPDIDHIFEAFVRGEIEATDLVPYIKAAQASR is encoded by the coding sequence ATGGCGGGAGCGCTGCGACATCTCCTCAATCGAAACGGTCGCTTCTTCGCGCGGCTGACGATCCCGAAGTCCCTCCGCCCTCACCTCCAGAACCGCACGGAACTGCGCATCCCGCTCGGCCCCGATCGCCGAGAGGCAGTGCGACTTCTCGCCGGCGCCGTAGCGCAAATGCAAGAGAAGCTCGCCGCCGCGCGTCGCGATGCCGGCGAGGAGATGGCTCCGAGCGTTCCGACGCCCAAAAGGCGCGTGTCCAAACCGAGGGCGATCTATCAGCTCTATCAGGACCTTCTCTTTTCGGATGATTTCCTGCGGGATAGGGAGCCGGACTACGCGGAGCTCGTGCGCAAGGCCCACCATACGAACCGCCTCGAAGGCATCGAGCCTGATCCTGACATAGATCATATTTTCGAGGCGTTCGTTCGCGGCGAAATCGAAGCAACTGACCTCGTGCCCTATATCAAGGCCGCACAGGCATCCCGCTAG
- a CDS encoding HigA family addiction module antitoxin, which yields MPRNIPLTHPGIILKEDFFEPNGLSVYAVAKAIGVPRSRINEICHGRQGINASIALLIGRFSMLTCSDS from the coding sequence ATGCCTCGCAATATTCCCCTGACCCATCCGGGCATCATTCTCAAGGAAGATTTCTTCGAACCCAATGGGCTGTCGGTCTATGCGGTAGCGAAAGCTATCGGGGTGCCACGCAGCCGGATCAACGAAATCTGCCATGGGCGACAGGGCATTAATGCAAGTATCGCCCTACTTATCGGGCGCTTTTCAATGTTGACCTGCAGTGATTCATGA
- a CDS encoding amidohydrolase, producing MSRRSVLRAGAAMTAAAALAPGFIATDARAEEATAVPDGPADFVFHNGPVYTVGGPAPWADAVAVRGNTIIHVGDEAAARAMAGPKTQFVDLKGRLLMPGFVEGHTHPFLGAFMTSGLDLQLANLAEVLAAIKQYAQDNPTGPIRGFGWRVDMFPPEGPNRAELDAILPDRPAFFFAIDGHSLWANSKALEMEGVSRDTPDPIPRFSYYARDQKGDPTGYVLETNAVLSLVNAVEPISAQAMGRLLEAWLPKAAAAGITTVFDAGVPPVGSDQGAIIELYVDAEKRGKLPFRVSASYSVKSLPIDNVVAEMTALNKRIATELVHVDIVKIVGDGSQGGYTAWLLEPYADMPNSTGGSPFTEAQWHQLIAMVDAAGFDLHIHACGERTARVALDGIEKAIAANPPRDRRNAIAHLVYVDDSDNPRFAKLNVTAQFSAYWSSADPDTLENMMARYGEPRASNMYRTKTILNQGGRVSFGTDWPAAGYFSTYEPLKSIQVGVTRQLVGLKDAPVLSPANERLTVEEAIHANTMGAAYQLRMDKDVGSIEVGKRADLIVLSQNILAIDPHEIHKTKVEMGMMNGIVRHQA from the coding sequence GTGAGCCGGCGTTCGGTGCTGCGGGCAGGTGCGGCAATGACGGCTGCGGCGGCTCTGGCGCCCGGCTTCATTGCAACGGATGCGCGCGCCGAGGAGGCCACGGCGGTCCCTGACGGCCCTGCGGATTTCGTATTCCATAACGGTCCCGTCTACACCGTGGGCGGTCCCGCGCCATGGGCGGACGCGGTCGCGGTGCGCGGCAATACCATCATCCATGTCGGTGATGAGGCCGCCGCCAGGGCGATGGCCGGCCCGAAGACGCAGTTCGTCGACCTTAAGGGGCGGCTGCTGATGCCTGGCTTCGTCGAGGGCCACACCCACCCCTTCCTGGGCGCCTTTATGACGTCGGGCCTCGATCTCCAGCTCGCCAATCTCGCCGAGGTGCTGGCGGCAATAAAGCAATATGCCCAGGATAACCCGACCGGCCCGATCCGGGGCTTCGGCTGGCGCGTCGACATGTTCCCGCCGGAGGGGCCGAACCGGGCCGAGCTCGATGCAATCCTTCCGGACCGGCCGGCCTTCTTCTTCGCCATTGACGGCCACAGCCTATGGGCGAACTCCAAGGCGCTGGAGATGGAGGGTGTCAGCCGCGACACGCCCGATCCCATTCCGCGCTTCAGCTATTACGCGCGCGATCAGAAGGGCGATCCGACCGGCTACGTGCTGGAAACGAACGCGGTGCTGAGTCTCGTCAATGCAGTCGAGCCGATCTCCGCCCAGGCCATGGGCCGGCTGCTGGAGGCCTGGCTCCCGAAGGCCGCCGCTGCAGGCATCACGACCGTCTTCGATGCCGGCGTTCCCCCGGTCGGCAGCGACCAGGGCGCGATCATCGAGCTCTATGTCGATGCCGAGAAGCGGGGCAAGCTGCCGTTCCGCGTATCCGCCTCCTATTCCGTGAAATCGCTGCCAATCGACAACGTCGTTGCGGAGATGACCGCGCTCAACAAGCGCATCGCCACCGAGCTCGTGCATGTCGATATCGTCAAGATCGTCGGCGACGGGTCGCAGGGTGGCTATACGGCGTGGCTGCTCGAACCCTATGCCGACATGCCGAACTCCACCGGTGGCTCCCCCTTTACCGAGGCGCAGTGGCACCAGTTGATCGCCATGGTGGACGCAGCCGGATTCGATCTGCATATCCACGCCTGCGGTGAGCGGACGGCCCGCGTCGCGCTGGATGGCATAGAAAAAGCCATCGCGGCGAACCCGCCGCGCGATCGCCGGAACGCCATCGCGCATCTGGTCTATGTCGACGATAGCGACAACCCCCGCTTCGCCAAGCTGAACGTAACCGCCCAGTTCTCTGCTTATTGGTCGTCCGCTGACCCGGATACGCTGGAGAACATGATGGCGCGCTATGGCGAGCCCCGCGCCAGCAACATGTACCGCACCAAGACGATCCTCAATCAGGGCGGCCGCGTCTCCTTCGGCACCGACTGGCCGGCGGCGGGCTATTTCTCCACTTATGAGCCGTTGAAGTCGATTCAGGTCGGCGTCACCCGCCAACTCGTCGGCCTGAAGGACGCACCGGTCCTGAGCCCGGCGAATGAGCGCCTGACAGTGGAGGAGGCGATCCACGCCAACACCATGGGCGCCGCCTATCAATTGCGGATGGACAAGGACGTGGGCTCGATCGAAGTCGGCAAGCGCGCCGATCTCATCGTCCTCAGCCAGAACATCCTCGCGATCGACCCGCACGAGATCCACAAGACCAAGGTCGAGATGGGGATGATGAACGGGATTGTCCGGCATCAGGCGTGA
- a CDS encoding plasmid pRiA4b ORF-3 family protein, which yields MQSARLAAELRRSHRPITIQLDDWQPVIWRRAEVPLTATLNALHDVIQAAMTFDDYHLFEFRADGKRYAIPDPEWHSLRDRTYSAKTMRLGTLVDRGITQLAYTYDFGDDWRHTITIEAIADADPAVAYPHTIDGAGRAPPEDVGGIPGFELFLDAIADPKHEQHREL from the coding sequence GTGCAATCTGCAAGACTTGCGGCAGAGCTACGCCGATCGCATCGCCCGATCACGATCCAGCTCGATGACTGGCAGCCCGTCATCTGGCGGCGCGCCGAGGTGCCGCTGACAGCAACGCTCAATGCCTTGCATGACGTCATCCAGGCGGCAATGACGTTCGACGACTATCACCTGTTCGAGTTCCGCGCCGACGGAAAGCGCTACGCCATTCCCGATCCCGAATGGCACAGCCTGCGCGACAGAACCTACTCGGCGAAGACGATGCGGCTCGGAACGCTGGTCGATCGCGGCATCACGCAACTGGCCTACACCTACGACTTCGGTGACGACTGGCGGCACACGATCACCATCGAGGCAATCGCCGACGCCGATCCCGCTGTCGCGTATCCCCACACCATCGACGGTGCCGGTCGCGCCCCGCCCGAAGATGTGGGCGGCATCCCCGGCTTCGAACTGTTCCTCGACGCCATCGCCGATCCCAAGCACGAGCAGCATCGCGAACTCTAA
- a CDS encoding PDZ domain-containing protein, whose amino-acid sequence MKKKLIITASAIALSITHAVLPVAGPHAAFAASQAAHGLPKPAISRALGALLMPINAKVAKVFKLDKSAHGLLVVSVKPGGAADRQGIKPGDVLVEIGGHKVKKPIDVDIAVRRGLKTGNSNYNFDIDRAGAVVAVAAVITLESYNETYSVSEVSTWEATTTEESSFSYSEYVSEETAEIESAYTSEESAVEESVSHEETSSEESASDETSSDESATSEDSSDESASDDSDAGDESATSEDSSDDSVSDDSDAGDESATSEDSSDDSVSDDSSSDDGGSGDDGGSGDDGGADGGGDD is encoded by the coding sequence ATGAAGAAGAAACTGATTATTACCGCCAGCGCCATTGCGCTGTCGATCACGCATGCCGTGCTGCCCGTTGCCGGGCCACATGCCGCCTTTGCCGCTTCGCAAGCGGCGCACGGTCTGCCGAAGCCGGCGATTTCGCGGGCTCTGGGCGCTCTCCTCATGCCGATCAATGCGAAGGTCGCGAAGGTTTTCAAGCTCGACAAGTCCGCCCACGGCCTGCTCGTCGTTTCCGTGAAGCCAGGCGGCGCGGCGGACAGGCAGGGAATCAAGCCGGGCGATGTTCTGGTCGAGATCGGCGGGCACAAGGTGAAGAAGCCCATCGATGTCGATATCGCGGTGCGCCGCGGTCTGAAGACCGGCAATTCGAACTACAATTTCGATATCGACCGTGCTGGCGCCGTCGTCGCGGTGGCGGCGGTCATCACGCTCGAAAGCTACAATGAGACCTATTCGGTCTCCGAAGTCTCGACCTGGGAAGCGACGACGACCGAAGAAAGCTCGTTCTCCTACTCCGAATATGTCTCGGAAGAGACCGCCGAGATCGAGAGCGCCTATACGAGCGAGGAATCGGCTGTGGAGGAATCCGTTTCGCACGAGGAAACATCGAGCGAGGAATCGGCGTCGGACGAAACGTCGAGCGATGAGTCGGCAACGTCCGAGGACAGTTCAGACGAGAGTGCATCCGATGACAGCGATGCAGGCGATGAGTCGGCAACGTCCGAGGACAGTTCGGACGACAGTGTATCCGATGACAGCGATGCAGGCGATGAGTCGGCAACGTCCGAGGACAGTTCAGACGACAGTGTATCCGATGACAGTTCTTCGGACGATGGCGGCTCAGGGGACGACGGCGGCTCAGGGGACGACGGCGGTGCCGACGGCGGAGGCGACGACTGA